tcatgtatgtgataaaccctgtattttgatattcaaaatggcctccaaaagccctaacactattatgtacaatgtgaatggtgacacaaaaaatcacaagagtgagcactaaaatgcattttgttaagataaacgagtggaatactgactaaaaacattattgtaaacgaaatttattatttaacatgccatgtatgtgataaaccctgtattttgatatttaatatggccgccaaaggccctaaaattatgatctacgatgtgagagaggacaaaaacaatcacaaggtgagcactaaaacgaattttttgtggtaaattagtggaatactgtctccaaatataatttgcaacgaaatatattattcgggtttcatatttgtgttaaatattgtattttgactttcaaaatggccgccaaaagacattgactgtattatgtacaatcgatatgggaaaccaattttcacaggagtcagcaccataacatgcatataattgtgatttaagagtaaaatattgtctgaaaacataatttataacaagatatatcattcattctgccaggtaggtgataaataatgtattttgaaagtcaaaatggccgctacaggccctaacggtaggcctattatgtactttgtgaatgggaacatataattttaacataatttggctttgcttgactaaatgatgttgcatgtatgagtgaaatatcgtctgaaaatatgatttctaaccaaatagataatttcttatgttatttaggtgataaatgctacatttaaatttcaaaatggctgcaatatgtttctttgtggaaattatctttccccattcaaattttacatattaagataagggactatggcggccatttttcatttttaaaaggcagcattcatcacctttatgacacaagctatgatatatttcgttagaaaacattgggtttagacaatacttaacacttacatcaaaattaagccattttcatagtaaaaattttgtcaaaattatctgtccccagttacaatgtacatactactttgggctatggcagcaattttgaatttaaaagtaatcctttattaccttctcaaccattatgtgatgtatttagtcagaaatcatgttcaagaccaaattttacctatacatcaaatagttacgtgcgtttttggttctcattctggtgattattagtttccctatacgcatgttacagaatttgtaggggcttgtgcggccgttttgaaagtcaaaatacagtatttatcacctacatgggagaggaaatgttatatttaatttaaaaaatcacgttttcaaacaacattttccttatacaacagaattatatggatttcatagtcacgagaatcctaattctttcaaaagtatttatccccatttacattgtagataatactgtaagggcccataggggccgttttgaattttacaatacagcatttatctcatgcatgaaaaaggaaatgatatgtttcgccagaaaacatgtttttagacaatatttgactcgtagattacaattacattcattttattgtttttactcttgtgaaaattagtttcttcattcgctttgttcataatacagatagggcctatggcagctattttgaatgtcaacatgcaacataattaccgaaattgcaagggaaatgatatgtttcgttagaaatccttgttgtcagacagtgttacaccaatatttcgcagttattgccattttaaagtcaaacaaattcaaaggttgtgaaaattatttgtccccttttatatattgtacacagtataaggagtctatgacagccattttgaatatcataatacagtatttatcacattagatagtatacaaatgacatagttttgttaatagtcatgttttcagacagtagtccactcgcaggtcacaatcacatgcaataatagtgctctcgtttgaaaaaaatattttccccattcatattctacataataaagtatacaggggttatggcggccattttgaatatcaataaaataaatattttgtcaaatatcgcttttccaattggtatttcacttctgcacaacaactacatgcattttatagctaatgtgttggcaagtttatgattttcatgggcaatttgcatattttggcggccattttggattttgccaatttgcggaaaatgctcaaggatacaagagtggcatcattcagattcggaatcagcaccctcgaattgacaagaaaccataaaaaaacattgtatatctaaaaaaacaaggttcgaccccttgtctatggggcctatcctggactatatgtATCCTTCTTGTATCCCGGTACGTATCTCGATAGCAAAtgtattcacaaaatattcttcTTTATTAGAAATCAAAGTTATCATTCAACAAATAGATGCTACAATGCCCAAACTAGACATTCCTTATTCCTGAGGTCTGGTCTATGTATTCTcttgggattttttttccaaaggaaTGTATAACTTAGACTAATTGCAAGCCAACTCTAAGTCAACgaaatactgttttttttttacaatgggAGCTCTTCTTTTTTCAACAACGGGCTTCGGCATGCTCAGTGGTTCTTTCATTGCTCCTGTATTGTAATGATATACGTCGAGCGCTTGAGATCACCCACGATCTTGGTTTATGATGGATAATATCTTTGAACGACTGGCGAAATTCAGGATTAGAAATAGAATAGACACAAGGGTTCATACTTGAATTAATATATCCTAACCATGTTAATACTTCATCTCTCTTCGAGGAAAAAGAAACACACTGTCGAAATGAACATATAAAAAGGTTAAGGAAGAATGGTGTCCAGCAGACCAAGAACAGACCAATGATGGTACCGAGCATGAGGGCGGCTTTGTGATGAGAATGATGCTGATTGTTGACCCGAAAATCGGTTGATTTTGCGTTGTTCTCATCACCCGATTTACCTTCTGCTAAAAAACCTTGACGCAGGTTCTTGTTGCGGGTTTGAATAAGATGATATATCCTCGCGTAAACGAAGAGAAGAATCCAACTTGGGATGAAGAAATCGACGAGTGTTGTAATAATGATGTAGGTTTGATTGAAAGCATTATCACAGAAGATGGATCCTGAGAGATGCCATCCCGCAGCACTCTCCAATCCGTCACCGTACGCATCTGTAGCATTCGAGGCATCCTCAACAGATTCTTCACCGTGGAATAGACCTAAGAATATTGGTAGGAATGCAGAAAGAGATTTGATGATCCAGACCATGATACTGATCAACAGAGCTCGTTTGTTGGTCATCCATCGCTTGTATTTGAACGGTTCCTTGATATGAAAGTATCTATCAACACTAATCATACAGAGGTGGATCACAGATGTCGAACAAAATGTGACGTCGAAAGATATCCATGCCTTGCAAAAGACGGGAGTGAAGATATCCTTGTGGACAAAGTTAGTGGAGAGGGAGAAAGGCATGACTAGAACGGCAACCAACAGATCAGCTACTGCTAATGACGCTACAAATACATTACTCGGTTTACGTAATACAGGATCCAATCCAACAGATAAACATACTAATAGATTCCCGGCAATGGATGCGACGATGATGACCATGAGTACGACATCGATGATCACCACAATGTATCTACTAGTAGCACTTTCCTCATCCGAATTAACTTTAAGCTGTGATGGTACGGTCACATCCATTATCAAACACAATGCTTTGTTAGCAAACAGAGAAATACAGTCTCAGAAATATTCTTATGGTTTAatacataatgaaatataatttcccTTAAATATCAGTCTGAAGCAAATAATGTACAGAGAAGAGCGTAGTGCGATATTCAACTTCCCTCCATACCAGTCATTATCAACCTCACCGTGAAAAGAATACCACTTGCTTAGTTTCATCCAATTTATCACCTTCTGGAATACATCAATAGCGAATATGATCCGAGTAGTAGGGTCATAGAGTCACCAATCAAAGAGCATATCGAAACCCGTAATATATACCTGATACGGTAAGTATAGAATATATATTCCGGCCAATATTTCTCCAAGTTGACGATATCGAGCTATCACCTTTGATGCACCCACGCCGATCACATAGTGTGTACGCGCGTCCCGAGTGCCATCATCAGTCTACCTTTATGCGAAGGCTTTCACCAGCACTGTTATATGGGATGCTCGTAATGAACATGGGAGTGATGCAGACTATATAGTGGACTGAGGAACCCGCCCAATTTTCACTTGATTGGCTGGGAGATCCGATAACTCAATGTTGGAGAGGTTTTATCTTCTGTTATTTATATAATGTTATTGCATTGCCCGAAAAATACGAGCGGTATatatagaaatgaaatgaaacggtaaaatgaaaataccaAATGGGGCAGACGATGAATATCGACTTTACTCATTAACGATTGCTTGCGAATCGCAGTCATACGATcttgtagaaaaaatatatggCGTTGAATTTTATAGCTATactataatgataatattctttaaaaatgtcctgggaaaaaagttatattttgagAAAGAAAGGTAGATAGAAGGTGAATCTTCGAAGTATTATGCAAATAGTTCATCTTAGCACAAATTTAGTCTCATAGTATGCAAAAGATCACGTATATCCAATTAGATATGATATTGAGACAAAAGAATATGATTTAGTTTCTTGACAGAACATATGTACAGGCTACACGTAtcgttataaaaaataaattagcttttatataaatatttcatgtaataattatCTAAAATTTTGACTTATTTCATTGCAGTAGATTTGTCGTAAATAATAGAAATATTAAATCGAAAAATGTAGATCGACGTTTTCGATGACATCCAATCActttaaatatgtatatctgGTCTTAGTTACGAGATACACCTGATTGAACTCCAATACAAACAATcattattcatcatacttttcATTGCATGAAGATTGCATATGATTATTCTTTTGTACCAACtgttattttttaagtttttctctttaataaataataacttGTGTAGAATCATTCAATCGCGAGAAGTTTGggaatgtaaaatgaaaatcttgGTACTAATGACACTCTGATCATGTTAATGGGGAAAATGAGGTCTGTCACTTATTATTccttttaaaaccaaaataacATTATACACACGACTCACATAAAGCAAACATCTTCTTTGATAACATTAATGACCGTGCAATTTATCATACCCGACAAACATAGTGTTGCTCACATGCATGTTTGGGGAACGAGAATGATAATTAATTGATGACTCCCTAAAGCATGTAAAGAGAAAAACATGCATGTAATTTTCGATATTTAGATAccataattcaattcatttagtTTGATCAATGTCAACTGGAAGGGTTTGATTAAAATTGGTTTGTTTGCAGAATGTTACATGGCGCATTTTATATTCTGTTTGCATGCATGCTTATTAGTTTCACCTGTCAGAAAAATGAGAGTAAACGTTTCAGACGGAAATGAAAGTGCCTCTTTTAGTTGCAACTTAGTCGAATGTCATTTGCCGAGTTTAACCACTCTCATATTTGCAAAGGAAAAGTTGCCATCTCAAAATTATCCATTCCTTACTGTGAAATTAATATTAGGTAAGCGCATTGTCTTCCTAATGGTATTAATGTTGGACAAAGAAATTAAAACGTGGAAATCATTTATGATGAGCCATCACGTCGCTGAATCCATCAGTTGATTGCAGACTAcctaatatacagtgcgtatcaaaaaaaaagtttgcacTTTGataaagccctgggaattatacaatatactacatgtgggtaattttttcacatataatctttgGTTTGGGTCTcttctatccaatgaaagtaaaagttttgacaaaatgttacacttgagtgagcactgtccatttttgtaaagctcgcagaaatctgtttgcgcagaaatgctcgttttcacactgtgtcaaggggaaagggcgaaatcaaacttaccctgcgaaacatttctcatacccCTTGCTATTTTTGTCAATTGAAATGAAACGGATACCTTTAAGTATCGTGTAATAATTTTGAcaccaaattgaaatttcaacacttagtaagcacaacctttaccctttttgtgccagctggatctgaggacataactgaatatgaacaaaagtttatctccagcatttttttcactaagttttttatcatttaaagggggtttatatttcatttttcatttaatacttgcttttccacacttttcccaagcttgacaatgattaacaaatgaaaatcaagcctaagccattttatgtaaaacaaatatcgtcacgatggcctcggtgtgtgggggagtggggtggggcgcaatgcactcttcaagTGTTtttggcaaggaaacaagtttaaaaaggtaaaagatatcttcaaatcaattttactagctaaattctacatgttcttcatgattaaggtctacttttattcgcatcactatttcaaagttctgcgcaaatcatttttcactaacttttcaaaagtaagtggtgctcattcaagcggaaatatttttcgacatttATATCGTCATTAATTTTGCTGAAATGGATctgtaattttacaggattttttctaagtgtaaactttttttgatacgcactgtatagcgtTAACCAGCATGTTATTTTCAGCCACAAATATTTAATGATCCATATTAAgtttcaaatgtataatttagataaatatatatattgtgttacatgtttctttatacatttcaattgttataaatgtatttatgatggattttgtatactgttttgttggaaatgagaaaaaataaaactgaaactgaaactgaaaaccTATTTGCTTGATCATGTACTTGGAGAGATGGATGTTTAAGAACAGTATATTTAAccctaacaaaatatatttttatctttcGTGTTTATTCATTACACAAATGTTCATATCAAATAGTCAACCTAATCagtgaagatttgtttttgtttccttCAAAACAAACACGaatattaaattgaaaaaaaagtgactgttgatttttaataaaagagataaaagaaatgTACAACAAGTTTATAAATGCACAGATTTTAGCATGAACATCAATAAATTGAAAAAGATTAACGTTTCAAAgtcattgaaaatattaaacatGTATGAAAAGAGATAAAACATTGTAAAATATGTCCGAAATGAGGAGAAAGAACGTTTGTTCCACTAAATTCCAGATGTATGTATTGCAATTTTGCTATACCCCTGCTAAATTGATTGATATTTTCTATGAATCGGAGGCGTTTGGGTGATTTGTTTCAGTGTTAGCCCAAAGGGCCTCTAACCGAAAGTCATTTTCTGGTACAGAAACTCATGCAAGCCTCTGACACCCTGATTGTGATTCGTGTTGTTCGAGCGGACAGTTCTTCTATATGAATGAATTCATCATCTAGTATACCTGGTGGTACTAATTTATTGGACCTAATGCATAAAAAGGCAATTGTCTTTTCTATCCTTCAGCTAGCGCTTGGCAATCTCTACATCACGGCGCATGCATCCCCCAATTGTTATCATAGTGATCAGGTGATCGTGTCATCTCTGCCATTAAACCCGCTCTCTAGAACAAACTCGTAacatatattcatatgaaagaCTTAAAACACTGCTACCTCTGTAGACACACACTTCTTAGTTTACTTTTTTCAATTAGTCTTTACTGTGAATAGAATTTTCGCTGTTACACACCATTAGTAATCACCCGCATTGCGTGCTATTTTCTTTCACCTAATTATTATATATCATGCAAAGCTTGTCAGGCGGAATTGAACCAAGGAagccggaggggggggggggggttaaacaTCATTAACTCATAATTATTGAGATTATTATACACATGTTAAATATTCACAGTTCCTCAAGCTATTTTACTTGTTCGATGCGCTCTCTTGTATTATTACAGAAATGTTGTTTTCGGGATCAAACAAGTGGACACTAATCTGACCCCTTCTTTCCCCCACTGATTCGCACTTCTCTTTTCTTCAGTCGAGGGATATCAAGTCAGGATACAGTATTCCTTATATTTATGACCATGTGAAGTCAGCTATAAGTTAAGTTGCATTCTTCAcgtcttgtttttgtttttttaatgggagCTCCTGCGCTAAGCGCATAGAGCAGTAAAAATTCATTCCTGTATAATGGCCAACTTGAATACTTTCCCCGATGAAATACCTTCATCATAAAAGAGTGGTATTTGATAAAAAGTCAATTTAAGTTGTTTTAAAATTCCAAATAATTTTGAGGGTAGTTCTAAGCATCGGCGCTTTGCGCTGACGAGGAATATTCCATGCTCCTACGTCTCATGCCACATAGCGTAGCAAGGGGACACGAGAAGTGCGTTAAATGCGTGACTCAAAAGTAATTTCTCTTGGTATATACCAACCCACACCCCTGCCATGACCCATGATGCGTCActggtttatatatatatatatatatatatatatatatatatatatatatatatatatatgtatatatatatatgcacttTCATGATTGTGGTTGCGTCATTAGCTAGTGTTTATGACATAACAATGATGTCCTCACTTACTCAATGATATTTACAGCCTGCGCGCGCCTCAAGTATGCTTTCATTTTGATGGTGATGCTTTTTTATGCTGTAACTCAATATCGATTACAAGATTGCAGCTCGGGTTTTAGCGATGTGTTTACAGAACATTTTATCATCAATTATTTCAACTGATCAATGTGAATTTATTAAAGGTAGATCGGCATCCGAAAATGTTAGATGTTAAAAATAGGGAAATTTAACTTAGAAAGAAGCAAGTTTGATTTTACAGATGATCCTGTTAAGTATTTAGGAATATTTGTGGGAAAAATGAAGAGCATATACGAAAGCTAAATTGGGAAGGGAAAATCGAAAAGGTCAATAACATAtcaaaaacatggaaaatgagATAGCTTACATGTTATGgcaaaataattatcataaaatgttttattgtgCCTCAAATCGATTACGTTAGTACGGATATTCCAATGCCAGACTATATATGCAAGGGTTTACATAAGATAATATATTGCTTTTTATGGAATTCAAAGCGTGAGAAAGTTAAACGTAATATTTGTGTCATACCGATAGTTGAAGGTGGTCTTGGTATGATcgatctatacacaacaaaaaaagtaagtcccccctaaatcaaaatgCTGTAACACTTGAACGGAATGATTTTTAGATGTAATATTttgtaggtggttttctacattCATTACGCAACTCCTGGAAAAGAAACTGGagtgatcggttgagtcatgcatgagtaatcaaagattgaattaaagaTGACCATTTTTggaagtcacaagagtcgtttttcagattgtgtaaatacGAAGTTTGGCGAAAGGAtgtttttggtgaattttatggtgctAATGCTATTTTTATTATCCATCATTTAGACACTCCacacaaaatgatgaaaacgtattttcatggttgagtgagcacaatttttttgtgacgtatcatcataggggtttatggtagtatcctctataACTTAAAAAAAGCACGTTAAAATTGGAGAATGTCAGTGGTTCCCCTCCTCCAATTGCTCGGCCCCTTCCCCATTTCCAAATTGTGGATTCACCTCTCATTagtccataaattcaactgatccttaattgttaggaaaagaatgcattatgcaatataaagagcattcattcctaagttttcaagTATGCTCGCACAACCATGAAAGTGTATAAAATTCGGAAAGtgtctggtgaaaaaaaatgatggatgataaaaacaacagcaattaattCACATTTGAAACTCAATTTGCCCCCTCTATTCACTTTATAGCCcctcaaaatgagtctgtgacattgaaaaatgccaccccccccccctttgatgcgtgctcactcatccataaataaacaaatcgatttcatttttgcacagaattctgcccatcgGTTGATCAACATttaatgacattgctaaagacagttttgaaaaaaaagtttgaccATTTTGAATAAGGgtttacttattcttaaacatatgcaccagtagtgtacacaatgtctatgggaGAGGAAGTCAAACttttaacaaaagtgaaaaaaggGTTTGTTTCACGGacgtttttgttacttctgttATCagttttttcataaaatttcgcacatggcttcagagtgacACTATCCAAACggtgcgcacaccaaaataatcattcgatacggcacaaagtggggccaaggccttgaactttcttatttgcgtaattttcgaatattctgtgctcactgaagcattagacatcgggattttcataaaaatcaaatcaaatgaactatgcaaggtttgtgatagatatccatagttagcaattgcatttttccaCATATTCATtaaagcgtgaatgtttaattaaacgcctttgaatcattgaagcatgttaattggtcatgaataTAACGAAAAAAGTTGGTAAGATaatttcagttcccaaaatgaaacACTActttgcctatgatatttgaaaatcgtattttttattttcattgaatgttcattgaaccgtaaAATGATGAATTCTATTGAAGATACTTTTCccaaaaataaatgtcatcatattcgatcattttATCAacagaaatgtgtaaaaaaatcaaattatagcaaattttgacttgtgtttattcaaccgtgaaatttatccaaaaagttgtatcgtcttttagaaagcaGCTTTCACAAGCCTTCTGTcgatttttcatgatgagaatatGGAATTCGTTCCAACAAAAtcatggaatcaaagtcatgatattgggcttgtgacttttaaaaagtgacaattttgccttctgacggtgctcactgaagcatgacataaaatacgtCCGTAACATTCACTCAAATgattataaaattacctacacgctcatgtaaaaataaatatattcaaaacCCCTAGTGGTTCATAAATTagggatgtttgtttaaggggggacttactttttttgttgtgtatatattcgAAATCAAAATCACTTATATTGTCTTggataaattcattttttaatcattatatgATACAGTCTGGAAAACACTTTTCTCGTTTTGGTTAAGTTACATAGGAGAAATTCCTATTATTTTCGAATAAATTGTCATCCAAAACACATGCTAAATCTTTGTCGAAAAAGTGGTTTAGCAatgttttatattgaatttCTATATACATGGGCTCAATTACGTTATCTAGATGAGCAGAATGTTGAAAACGTATATCGTGAAATATTATGAAATTACAATAAATGGACAACCTTAACATTTTCAGGAATGGAAAAAAGCTGGTATTTTATATGTTAAACAAATTGTATATAAAGTTgaatggaaagatatatcattaTCTTTATGTTGATAATTAAGTATTTAGTTTTaggttttttaaattaaaaaaaaaacatttcctgctcatttgtttgaaaaaataagtaCGATGAAAGGAGAGCAAAATGACTCTCCAGAACGAGAAGAAATCGATACATCTGTTGATGAACGTATTAATATAACTTGTGCCAGagcgaaaaaaatatatttgtattttttacaaaacaagaaggttgatttttatattttggacATCAGGAGAAAACAGCTAAAATCGCCAGAAAATTTAGTTTGGAAAGATGTCCttcattttaaattcaaaaagataaaagataacaGAATCAAGCAATTCAATTTTAGactgttacataaaatattaccTTCTAAAGACAATTTGTACAAGTGGAAAGTTGTAAATACAAATCAATGCGAAATCTGTAATGAAATCGAGACCATTGgtcttttttctgttttttgcaAAAAGATTAAAGTTTATTGGAAAATTGTATCGaggatgatttattttattttcaaaagaagaaATGGTGATAACTATGAAAACATTGTTAATTGGATATAAAATAGACAACCCAAAATGTAATCTTATTAATTTGACGATCAATGTTGCACAGTTTGTAGTTTATAATCATTATGTAAAATGCAACCTTCAAAATCCAAATCATAGCAATAAAAGAGTGATCACGGAATATGTTTCATAtttgaagttttatttaaatcattacggatctaaacaattttgtgtattagaggtcaaaaaaaattattgttatcatttgactcttaaaaaaaaggaatccctatgtaaatatgtatgtaaatattttgtaacAATAAATCCTCAAGGAATAggcaaagagagaaaaaatatatacatggcTTTGGCATCGGGCCAATCGTCTTATAGCCCATATAATGCAAGAGTTGCAACTTTAAACTTGGCTGTTTCGCATTGTAAACATGGCTGAGGAATTGTTTTGAGACATGGCATAACATTTACTTGGTAGTGCAGTTTTCACTGCATTATCTGCGTTTATACTGTGTTGCTTCATCTATCATTTGATCAGCAGTCGTC
This is a stretch of genomic DNA from Lytechinus pictus isolate F3 Inbred unplaced genomic scaffold, Lp3.0 scaffold_19, whole genome shotgun sequence. It encodes these proteins:
- the LOC129260304 gene encoding dopamine receptor 1-like, with the translated sequence MDVTVPSQLKVNSDEESATSRYIVVIIDVVLMVIIVASIAGNLLVCLSVGLDPVLRKPSNVFVASLAVADLLVAVLVMPFSLSTNFVHKDIFTPVFCKAWISFDVTFCSTSVIHLCMISVDRYFHIKEPFKYKRWMTNKRALLISIMVWIIKSLSAFLPIFLGLFHGEESVEDASNATDAYGDGLESAAGWHLSGSIFCDNAFNQTYIIITTLVDFFIPSWILLFVYARIYHLIQTRNKNLRQGFLAEGKSGDENNAKSTDFRVNNQHHSHHKAALMLGTIIGLFLVCWTPFFLNLFICSFRQCVSFSSKRDEVLTWLGYINSSMNPCVYSISNPEFRQSFKDIIHHKPRSWVISSARRISLQYRSNERTTEHAEARC